From a region of the Aeoliella mucimassa genome:
- a CDS encoding OmpH family outer membrane protein gives MKTLTLAVAAALAFGIANSSAVAQSTPTSKAAQYGVAVVDISKIFEEHQAFKALMEQMKADMQKVDAQMKAKRDALIKMEEARNSFKPGTAEYRQKDDELARAKATFALEMDRLSKSLMERESSVYFQTYQQISSVIGQYAKQQNIGLVLKYSSAEPDPSSSADILKHINKPVVYSDGIDITQNVLAILNRGASNGASATALRPGQTRPQ, from the coding sequence GTGAAGACTCTGACTTTGGCCGTCGCGGCCGCCCTCGCGTTTGGAATTGCTAACAGCTCGGCCGTAGCTCAAAGCACCCCAACTTCGAAAGCCGCCCAATACGGTGTGGCTGTTGTCGACATCAGCAAGATTTTTGAAGAGCATCAAGCTTTCAAAGCCCTCATGGAACAAATGAAGGCCGACATGCAAAAAGTGGATGCTCAGATGAAGGCGAAGCGTGACGCCCTGATCAAGATGGAAGAAGCTCGCAACAGCTTTAAGCCCGGTACTGCTGAATACCGCCAGAAGGATGATGAACTGGCCCGCGCCAAGGCTACGTTTGCTCTCGAGATGGATCGTTTGAGCAAGAGCCTGATGGAGCGTGAAAGCTCGGTTTACTTCCAAACCTATCAGCAGATTTCGAGCGTGATCGGTCAGTACGCCAAGCAGCAGAACATTGGTCTGGTGCTCAAGTACAGCAGTGCTGAGCCTGATCCTTCGAGCAGTGCCGATATTCTGAAGCACATCAATAAGCCTGTGGTTTATTCCGATGGTATCGACATCACTCAAAACGTGTTGGCGATTCTCAATCGTGGTGCTTCCAATGGAGCTTCTGCGACAGCACTTCGTCCCGGGCAAACCCGGCCTCAGTAA
- a CDS encoding M20/M25/M40 family metallo-hydrolase → MDSLVLKWFLVGGVLAVAGASASTRAHESTDLEHRFAHVVRYLADDRMAGRGMGSPEIDLVAEYLVGQFHQKGLAVRYQPFSYVQHSEQGSANHAVFANDAKQSRIDWKVDVDFRPLAIGGAGAIDTPLVFVGYGITAPELDYDDYAGVDVQGKTVIVLRHEPQQHDPYSEFDGLNLSKHAPFMRKIKNAIDHGAAAVVFCTDLHETQEMRRRYEMRIDALNDKLLQEQNNFNAQSAPTPSQTKIHGQRMDSMLDRESRLKAMALAVNSHLLPFDQAGQAVSEPFLPVMVATRDALEQLFTAAGRGSLAELEVSIDDDLQPRSFELSGWRMVANVDITRQEVTAMNVVATIEAEGPHADEAIVIGAHFDHLGRGGDTAFKGQIHNGADDNASGVAMMLELARHYASQPEPPPRRLVFVAFTGEERGLMGSRFYVDHPAVPLENTVAMFNFDMVGRLSDNRLIMSGTDTAKEFSQLVRDVNNYHSFDLQCVPGGLGPSDHASFYTRGVPVLHFFTGLHNDYHRPSDDVHLVDIAGMRRIYGYASELIDQVLYAPERPQYQQTDGPSRP, encoded by the coding sequence GTGGATAGCCTAGTTTTAAAGTGGTTTCTCGTGGGGGGAGTGCTTGCGGTCGCGGGGGCGAGTGCAAGCACGCGAGCGCACGAATCCACAGATCTCGAACATCGTTTTGCGCACGTTGTACGCTACCTGGCCGACGATCGAATGGCCGGTCGCGGCATGGGATCTCCGGAAATCGACCTGGTTGCCGAGTATCTGGTTGGTCAATTTCATCAGAAAGGGCTCGCAGTTCGGTACCAGCCGTTTTCGTACGTGCAGCACTCGGAACAAGGCTCCGCAAATCACGCAGTCTTCGCAAACGACGCGAAGCAATCGCGAATCGACTGGAAGGTGGATGTCGACTTTCGTCCGCTAGCCATTGGAGGAGCGGGAGCAATCGATACACCCCTGGTGTTTGTTGGCTACGGCATCACCGCTCCGGAGTTGGACTATGACGACTACGCGGGCGTCGACGTCCAAGGGAAAACGGTTATCGTCTTGCGGCACGAACCGCAGCAGCACGATCCCTACAGCGAATTCGATGGGCTGAATCTGTCGAAGCACGCTCCGTTCATGCGAAAGATAAAGAACGCGATCGATCATGGGGCAGCAGCCGTGGTGTTCTGTACCGACCTGCATGAAACGCAAGAGATGCGGCGACGGTACGAGATGCGCATCGACGCGCTGAACGATAAGCTGTTGCAAGAGCAGAACAACTTTAATGCCCAATCAGCACCCACACCGAGCCAGACGAAAATCCATGGCCAACGCATGGATTCGATGCTCGACCGCGAATCGCGGCTGAAAGCAATGGCGTTGGCCGTAAATTCGCACCTGCTCCCTTTTGATCAAGCCGGACAGGCGGTCAGCGAGCCGTTTTTGCCGGTGATGGTAGCGACCCGCGATGCCCTGGAGCAGCTTTTTACCGCAGCAGGCCGGGGAAGTCTGGCGGAGCTCGAAGTTTCCATCGACGACGACCTGCAGCCCCGTAGTTTTGAGCTTTCCGGCTGGCGAATGGTGGCCAATGTCGACATTACTCGGCAAGAGGTAACGGCCATGAACGTGGTCGCAACAATCGAAGCGGAAGGGCCCCACGCGGACGAAGCGATTGTGATCGGTGCCCACTTCGATCACCTCGGACGCGGCGGCGACACCGCTTTTAAGGGCCAAATTCATAACGGAGCCGACGACAACGCTTCCGGCGTGGCCATGATGTTGGAACTCGCCAGGCACTACGCCTCGCAGCCCGAGCCACCTCCCCGCCGGCTGGTGTTCGTCGCTTTCACCGGCGAAGAGCGCGGGTTGATGGGGAGTCGTTTCTACGTGGATCATCCAGCGGTACCGCTGGAAAACACGGTTGCGATGTTCAATTTCGACATGGTCGGGCGGCTATCCGACAATCGCTTGATCATGAGTGGTACCGATACGGCCAAGGAGTTTTCGCAGCTCGTTCGCGACGTGAATAACTACCACAGCTTTGATTTACAGTGCGTGCCCGGCGGGCTTGGCCCGAGCGATCATGCGAGTTTCTACACGCGTGGCGTCCCTGTATTGCACTTCTTTACGGGACTGCACAACGATTACCACCGTCCCAGTGACGACGTTCATTTGGTCGATATTGCCGGCATGCGACGCATCTATGGGTATGCTAGCGAGCTAATCGATCAGGTGCTGTATGCTCCCGAACGCCCTCAGTATCAGCAGACCGATGGCCCTTCGAGGCCGTGA
- a CDS encoding response regulator codes for MPSDHVLIVDQSSESREVLTALLARTGALTIEASRACDALSLAEQHRPQLIVLDTDSDSTSNREATRALTAAARRNNTPIVLLGKIAGQEVPQNPSDLLPKPYHYRHLIRRIEDVLEQRRAA; via the coding sequence ATGCCATCCGATCACGTGTTGATTGTCGACCAATCGTCAGAGTCTCGCGAAGTGCTAACAGCACTGCTCGCCCGCACTGGCGCACTGACCATTGAAGCGTCGCGTGCGTGCGATGCACTATCGCTAGCGGAGCAACATCGGCCGCAACTGATTGTGCTAGATACCGACAGCGATTCGACCAGCAACCGCGAAGCCACCCGGGCTTTGACCGCCGCTGCCCGCCGCAACAACACCCCAATCGTTTTACTCGGTAAAATTGCCGGGCAAGAAGTACCACAGAACCCCTCGGATCTGCTACCAAAACCCTACCACTACCGGCATTTGATCCGTAGAATTGAGGACGTTCTGGAGCAACGCCGCGCCGCCTAA
- a CDS encoding ATP-binding protein, with translation MPNFFVIQGRDQGSRYDLDGPVVTLGRVASNSIQLHDTEVSREHAILEREGDTYRFRDLGSSNGSFINRRAVNEHLLTSGDQIQLGRTLLLYTGTPLERPDLSEQINIVAADHKDDESRILHAVSQSDSSDLLSAPSDDQASPWLARARSNLQIMYRTALAVSHTLDIDQLLARIMEMIFEWVDADRGCIMLKDELNGSLSPRVRRHRRGVQTEDKITISQTILDYVVERNEGVLTSNARDDQRWDPAQSIVKLGVREAICVPMQGRYDVVGVIYIDTSLSPQRMLQERTTTKFTQEHLKLMVAIAHQAALAVEDTSYYKAMVQAERLAAVGQTIASLSHHIKNILQGVRGGSYLIELAMQDHAKAVEAGEMDPDDMARMMDTLQKGWKIVERNQQRISGLVMDMLTYSKEREPEPVAAELNDVVADVVELMQVRATELSTALIFRPDNNIPTSMFDPEAIHRAVLNIVTNAVDACDDCDRREVTVTTKWHDKQKQAFIEVTDSGIGIAPDDIENIFTVFVSGKGGRGTGLGLPVSQKIMQEHGGTIRVESEPGSGSKFTMELPMQKATPPKQPILTDDDSSGSNIQSQTFAPGT, from the coding sequence GTGCCGAATTTTTTTGTCATTCAGGGCCGAGATCAAGGGTCGCGTTACGACCTGGATGGGCCAGTTGTCACCCTTGGTCGGGTGGCAAGCAACTCGATCCAGTTGCACGATACCGAAGTCTCTCGCGAGCATGCGATTCTGGAGCGCGAAGGCGACACCTACCGCTTCCGCGACCTCGGCAGCTCCAACGGCAGCTTCATCAACCGCCGAGCGGTGAACGAGCACCTGCTCACCAGCGGCGATCAAATCCAGCTCGGGCGAACCCTGCTGCTCTACACCGGCACTCCGCTGGAGCGGCCCGACCTGAGCGAACAGATCAACATCGTTGCGGCCGACCACAAGGACGACGAATCTCGCATTCTGCACGCGGTGTCGCAAAGCGATAGTAGCGACCTGCTGTCGGCTCCCTCCGACGATCAAGCCAGCCCCTGGCTCGCCCGGGCTCGCAGCAACCTGCAGATCATGTATCGCACCGCCTTGGCGGTGAGCCATACGCTCGATATCGACCAACTGCTCGCTCGCATCATGGAGATGATCTTCGAGTGGGTCGACGCCGACCGCGGTTGCATCATGCTCAAGGACGAACTCAACGGGTCGTTGTCGCCGCGAGTTCGCCGCCATCGGCGCGGGGTGCAGACCGAAGACAAAATCACCATTAGTCAAACCATTCTCGATTACGTCGTCGAGCGCAATGAAGGGGTGCTCACCAGCAACGCTCGCGACGACCAACGCTGGGACCCTGCCCAGAGCATCGTAAAGCTCGGCGTTCGCGAAGCGATTTGCGTTCCGATGCAAGGTCGCTACGACGTGGTCGGCGTGATCTACATCGATACGTCGCTTTCTCCGCAGCGGATGCTGCAAGAACGAACTACCACCAAGTTCACGCAAGAACACCTGAAGCTGATGGTCGCTATCGCCCATCAAGCTGCGCTCGCGGTCGAGGATACCTCGTACTACAAAGCCATGGTGCAGGCCGAACGCCTGGCAGCGGTCGGACAAACCATCGCGTCGCTATCGCATCATATTAAGAACATCCTCCAAGGGGTTCGGGGTGGTAGCTACCTGATTGAACTTGCGATGCAGGATCACGCGAAGGCCGTGGAAGCCGGAGAGATGGATCCCGACGACATGGCTCGCATGATGGACACCTTGCAAAAGGGCTGGAAAATTGTCGAACGCAACCAACAGCGGATCTCTGGGTTGGTGATGGACATGCTCACCTACAGTAAGGAACGTGAGCCCGAACCGGTCGCGGCCGAACTCAACGACGTGGTCGCCGACGTGGTGGAACTCATGCAGGTGCGAGCAACCGAGCTAAGCACCGCTTTGATTTTCCGCCCCGACAACAACATTCCAACCTCGATGTTCGATCCCGAGGCGATCCATCGCGCGGTGCTGAACATTGTGACCAACGCCGTGGATGCATGCGACGACTGCGACCGCCGCGAAGTGACCGTGACGACGAAGTGGCACGATAAGCAAAAGCAAGCTTTCATCGAAGTCACCGACTCGGGCATTGGCATCGCACCTGACGATATTGAAAACATCTTTACGGTTTTTGTAAGCGGCAAAGGTGGCCGCGGCACGGGGTTAGGTTTGCCGGTTAGTCAGAAGATCATGCAGGAACATGGCGGTACCATCCGCGTGGAGAGCGAACCTGGCAGCGGCAGCAAGTTCACGATGGAACTGCCGATGCAGAAGGCCACGCCTCCTAAGCAACCAATCCTGACCGACGACGACTCCTCGGGCAGTAACATTCAAAGCCAGACCTTCGCACCTGGCACCTAG
- a CDS encoding MBL fold metallo-hydrolase yields the protein MPFDENTYLIGVAGREDCVVVDPGMEADKIFGKLERWQRTPVAILNTHGHIDHIAGNAAMKQRWPDCPLIIGHGDAYKLTDPMANLSGLYGNGFVSPEADQTLAEGDTYEAAGLKMRVLETPGHSAGHIVFVIDDPETPILIGGDMLFCQGIGRTDFPDGDSQAMEKSIREKLYTLADPTIVYPGHGPETTIGFEKLNNPFIRGNSDAIQD from the coding sequence ATGCCATTCGACGAGAATACCTACCTTATCGGCGTTGCCGGACGGGAGGATTGCGTCGTAGTCGACCCCGGAATGGAGGCCGACAAGATATTTGGCAAACTTGAACGCTGGCAGCGGACACCCGTGGCCATCCTCAATACGCATGGACACATCGACCATATTGCTGGAAACGCAGCGATGAAGCAGCGGTGGCCCGACTGCCCGCTGATTATCGGACATGGCGATGCGTATAAGCTGACCGACCCCATGGCAAATCTCTCAGGGCTTTACGGTAACGGATTCGTCAGCCCCGAAGCCGACCAGACCCTCGCCGAGGGAGACACCTATGAGGCCGCCGGACTTAAAATGCGGGTTTTGGAGACTCCCGGGCATTCGGCAGGGCACATCGTGTTTGTGATCGACGACCCGGAAACGCCCATCCTGATTGGCGGCGACATGCTGTTTTGCCAGGGAATCGGCCGCACCGACTTCCCCGATGGCGACTCGCAGGCGATGGAGAAGTCAATCCGCGAGAAACTCTACACGCTGGCTGATCCGACGATTGTCTATCCTGGGCATGGTCCCGAAACGACCATCGGCTTCGAGAAACTCAACAACCCTTTTATTCGTGGTAACAGCGACGCGATCCAAGATTAG
- a CDS encoding DUF1571 domain-containing protein, producing the protein MSAKLAPQHLTAILALLTAAPLLANAQEQRGTNITEPIFRVARETPAKPVSAHAISAEAMKAAADKEFFDLTQQAGEHPLAPAKRFAERVRDHIDTNVQDYKCLFIKMERIDGVMQDTSYIDMRVLQDPFAVHLVFRSPKKGQECLYVEGQNDNKLLARGNGMLSLAGVLHLDPNGTRAMDGNRHPITMAGISHLTDKMIEIANDDMRYGECEVKTYLDAKLDKRPTVMVEIIHPVPRKEFKFHKARIYVDKELRIPVRYEAYDWKQDKNGKPELTELYMYSQIKLNNGFTAANFKESDPAVFK; encoded by the coding sequence ATGAGTGCTAAACTCGCCCCACAACACCTGACCGCCATCCTGGCTTTGCTCACCGCTGCTCCGTTGCTTGCCAACGCACAAGAACAGCGTGGCACGAACATCACCGAACCAATCTTTCGGGTGGCCCGCGAGACGCCGGCCAAGCCGGTTTCGGCCCATGCGATCTCCGCCGAGGCGATGAAGGCCGCTGCCGACAAAGAGTTCTTTGATCTTACCCAGCAGGCCGGCGAGCATCCGCTGGCTCCCGCCAAGCGCTTTGCGGAGCGCGTTCGCGACCACATCGATACCAACGTGCAGGACTACAAGTGCCTGTTCATAAAGATGGAACGCATCGACGGCGTGATGCAAGACACCAGCTACATCGACATGCGTGTGTTGCAAGACCCATTTGCGGTGCACCTGGTGTTCCGCAGTCCTAAAAAGGGCCAGGAATGCTTGTACGTTGAAGGGCAGAACGACAACAAACTGCTCGCTCGCGGGAATGGCATGCTCAGCCTGGCCGGCGTGCTGCACCTCGACCCCAACGGCACTCGGGCCATGGACGGCAATCGCCACCCGATCACCATGGCCGGCATCAGCCACCTGACCGACAAGATGATCGAGATCGCGAACGACGACATGCGATATGGCGAGTGCGAGGTAAAAACGTACCTCGACGCCAAGCTCGACAAGCGTCCTACCGTGATGGTCGAAATCATTCACCCAGTTCCTCGCAAGGAATTCAAGTTCCACAAGGCTCGTATCTACGTCGACAAAGAACTCCGCATCCCCGTCCGCTACGAAGCGTACGACTGGAAGCAGGACAAGAACGGCAAGCCGGAACTCACCGAACTCTATATGTATAGCCAAATCAAGCTGAACAACGGCTTCACTGCGGCCAACTTCAAAGAGTCGGACCCTGCGGTCTTCAAGTAA
- a CDS encoding outer membrane protein assembly factor BamB family protein yields the protein MLLRAALVTGLLLAGVSRLGAEEPTWPQFRGPDGQGNVVGTAPLEWSEQQGVRWKTPLPGRGWSSPVVEGNQIWMTTAIEKQGDRSKIERVGGTPAGQLDQASALSLRAICVDRRSGELVHDVELVHVENPNPIHALNSYASPTPVVEQGKLYCHFGRYGTVCLDTQTLDIVWRRVFEIEHYVGPGSSPVMCDDLLVLTCDGADKQFIVAVDKQTGKTAWQQDRPPLRSTNPDTCKSYCTPLVVENDGTKQIVIPGAQWIIAYAPEDGHEIWRHDHGSGFSIVPRPVVDDDHVYCCTGFGSTKLLAIPYKSEGDVSDADWVHSKQVPTQPSPLLHEGRLYLVSDNGIGQCIDTATQKVLWKQRMPGNYSASILRVDNRLYYFSREGVTTVIDANSPKGDELATNQLDGSHMATPAVVDGEFIVRTATHLYAIGQ from the coding sequence ATGTTGCTTCGCGCTGCTCTCGTGACGGGATTGCTTCTGGCTGGTGTTTCGCGGCTTGGTGCCGAGGAGCCTACGTGGCCGCAGTTCCGTGGACCCGACGGACAAGGCAACGTGGTCGGAACCGCTCCGCTGGAGTGGAGCGAGCAGCAAGGAGTCCGCTGGAAGACTCCGTTGCCGGGCCGCGGGTGGTCGTCGCCGGTGGTCGAGGGAAATCAGATCTGGATGACCACGGCCATCGAGAAGCAAGGCGATCGCAGCAAGATCGAACGTGTCGGCGGAACCCCCGCTGGGCAGTTGGATCAGGCCAGCGCGCTGTCGTTGCGGGCGATCTGCGTCGATCGTCGGTCGGGCGAGTTGGTGCACGACGTCGAACTCGTGCACGTGGAGAATCCGAATCCGATTCACGCGCTCAACAGTTACGCGTCACCGACTCCGGTTGTTGAGCAGGGTAAGCTCTATTGTCATTTCGGTCGCTACGGAACGGTGTGTCTCGACACGCAAACGTTGGACATCGTCTGGCGACGAGTGTTTGAAATCGAGCATTATGTTGGGCCTGGCAGCTCGCCGGTGATGTGCGACGACCTGCTGGTGCTCACCTGCGATGGTGCGGACAAGCAATTTATTGTGGCGGTCGATAAGCAGACTGGCAAAACCGCGTGGCAGCAAGATCGTCCCCCGCTGCGGAGCACGAACCCCGACACCTGCAAGAGTTATTGCACCCCGCTGGTGGTGGAGAACGACGGGACCAAGCAGATTGTGATTCCCGGCGCGCAGTGGATTATTGCTTACGCCCCGGAGGATGGGCATGAAATCTGGCGGCACGACCACGGCAGCGGGTTCTCGATTGTCCCCCGCCCAGTGGTCGACGACGACCATGTGTACTGCTGCACCGGGTTCGGCAGCACAAAGTTGCTGGCGATTCCCTACAAGAGCGAAGGGGACGTAAGCGACGCCGATTGGGTGCACTCGAAGCAGGTGCCGACGCAACCTTCGCCGCTGCTGCACGAAGGCCGGCTGTACCTGGTGAGCGACAACGGTATCGGGCAGTGCATCGATACCGCAACGCAAAAAGTGCTATGGAAGCAGCGGATGCCAGGCAACTACTCGGCATCGATCCTGCGAGTCGACAATCGGCTGTACTACTTCAGTCGCGAGGGAGTCACCACGGTGATTGATGCCAACAGTCCGAAGGGGGACGAGTTGGCCACCAACCAGCTCGATGGCTCGCACATGGCCACCCCGGCGGTGGTCGACGGCGAGTTCATCGTCCGCACGGCCACGCACCTGTACGCGATTGGCCAATAA
- a CDS encoding metallophosphoesterase family protein, with protein MQRPEIRFVHSSDWHLEAPLAGLPSVTDDLRELARDAAYLAAQQVVETTLVEGADALLLSGDIVDLERSGPRAIVFLQEQFERLNARNVQVYWAGGVTDGPDEWPLVAKLPENVHRFGTSRVEQLELKRDGKTIARIQGISSQDDGKVDASGFHRDAGGLFTAGVAYSTNDSPGKEGDRVHYMALGGRHRRATVDNEPGIAHYSGTPQGRSPSESGPCGCTLIHVVDGKASTKFISTDIIRWVDESVEVTASTTLEQLEERMDERLDKLRQKSQGTDLLVSFHVRGTGPLITTLRPGTECDALVERLRKRTAKRSPLCWVVRIGCLAPATVPEEWYDQETILGDFLRQHAEYEKDGRKSLELERLLPLPLANDSLKATAKFEKNDHRSLVLENAKKLGIDLLTSPAATNTLESANA; from the coding sequence ATGCAGCGGCCTGAAATACGTTTCGTGCACTCGAGCGACTGGCACTTGGAAGCCCCCCTGGCCGGGCTCCCCAGTGTGACAGACGACCTGCGCGAATTGGCTCGCGACGCGGCCTATCTTGCGGCCCAACAAGTGGTGGAAACCACGCTAGTCGAAGGGGCCGACGCCCTGCTGCTCTCTGGCGACATTGTCGACCTCGAGCGTAGTGGCCCGCGGGCGATCGTCTTCCTGCAGGAACAATTCGAGCGACTCAACGCTCGCAACGTGCAAGTCTACTGGGCTGGCGGCGTGACCGACGGCCCCGACGAATGGCCCCTGGTGGCCAAGCTGCCCGAGAACGTCCATCGCTTCGGCACCAGCCGCGTGGAACAACTCGAACTCAAACGCGACGGCAAGACAATCGCCCGCATCCAAGGCATCAGCAGTCAGGATGATGGCAAGGTAGACGCGAGTGGCTTTCACCGCGACGCGGGCGGCTTATTCACGGCCGGCGTGGCCTACAGCACCAACGACTCGCCCGGCAAAGAAGGCGACCGCGTGCACTACATGGCCTTAGGTGGTCGTCACCGTCGAGCCACGGTGGATAACGAACCGGGCATCGCCCACTATTCCGGTACGCCTCAAGGTCGCTCGCCGAGCGAGTCGGGCCCCTGCGGCTGCACACTGATTCACGTGGTGGATGGCAAAGCGAGCACCAAGTTCATTTCGACCGACATCATTCGTTGGGTCGACGAGTCGGTAGAGGTGACCGCCAGCACGACGCTCGAGCAACTCGAAGAACGCATGGACGAACGGCTCGACAAGCTGCGTCAAAAGTCGCAAGGCACCGACCTGCTGGTCTCGTTCCACGTCCGCGGCACCGGCCCGCTGATCACCACATTGCGTCCGGGAACCGAATGCGACGCGCTGGTCGAACGGCTTCGCAAGCGAACCGCAAAACGGTCGCCCCTTTGCTGGGTGGTTCGCATCGGCTGCCTGGCCCCCGCGACCGTGCCCGAAGAGTGGTACGACCAAGAGACGATTCTCGGCGACTTCCTGCGTCAGCATGCGGAATACGAAAAGGATGGTCGCAAGTCGCTGGAACTCGAACGATTGCTGCCATTGCCGCTGGCCAACGACTCGCTAAAAGCGACCGCCAAGTTCGAAAAAAACGACCACCGCAGCCTGGTACTCGAAAACGCCAAGAAGCTGGGCATCGACCTACTGACCTCGCCCGCTGCGACAAACACTTTGGAATCGGCCAACGCGTAA